In the genome of Aspergillus luchuensis IFO 4308 DNA, chromosome 2, nearly complete sequence, one region contains:
- a CDS encoding SRPBCC family protein (COG:S;~EggNog:ENOG410PRIG;~InterPro:IPR024500;~PFAM:PF11274) gives MYLHLNPHPFSILPSHPALLDETNTTSSTPSTPSRPQLRSFLHACLTESQVLLSSVPTTFRRHRKPRGAPPSTAAVHLYTRTDNGSGDYWVCRQSTHQDAAVTGSASWDEFRSGLRDNHSENEMDYTPSVTSVVKLLEWPSEVDVEGGWEKVDAHVNLITHTFQPTVLIAPRSFLVLVISADRAAAAGEQQGFVTVQIPLAVESSPDAIREKIMAAVPRNTIFASYASVEEVVATADGLQWTMATTSDAGGAIPQWIQRSWTMGGVPKAVVADVGLFLAWTARRRS, from the exons ATGTACCTCCATCTCAACCCACACCCCTtttccatcctcccctctcatCCCGCCCTTCTTGACGAAACAAACAccacttcctcaacaccatcaaccccaTCTCGTCCCCAACTCCGCTCCTTCCTCCACGCCTGCCTCACCGAATCCCAagtccttctctcctccgtccCCACCACATTCCGCCGCCACCGCAAACCCCGCGGCGCACCGCCatccaccgccgccgtccACCTCTACACGCGCACCGACAATGGATCCGGAGACTACTGGGTATGTCGACAAAGCACGCACCAAGACGCAGCAGTGACGGGGTCCGCCTCATGGGACGAATTCCGCTCCGGACTACGAGATAACCACTCCGAAAATGAAATGGATTATACGCCGAGTGTGACGTCCGTGGTGAAGTTGCTGGAGTGGCCGTCTGAGGTTGATGTAGAAGGTGGttgggagaaggtggatgcTCATG TGAACCTAATCACGCATACCTTCCAACCCACAGTTCTAATTGCGCCTCGCTCGTTCCTGGTCTTAGTGATCTCGGCAgaccgagcagcagcagctggggAGCAGCAAGGGTTTGTGACAGTTCAGATCCCACTTGCTGTTGAGTCGAGTCCCGACGCTATCCGGGAGAAGATCATGGCGGCAGTGCCCCGGAATACGATCTTCGCGTCCTATGCAAGTGTGGAGGAGGTCGTTGCGACGGCGGACGGGCTGCAATGGACCATGGCGACTACTTCCGATGCTGGCGGGGCGATTCCTCAGTGGATCCAGCGGAGCTGGACCATGGGCGGAGTCCCTAAGGCTGTTGTCGCTGATGTGGGCTTGTTTCTGGCCTGGACGGCCCGCCGGAGATCATAG
- a CDS encoding Stk19 family serine/threonine-protein kinase (COG:S;~EggNog:ENOG410PPJB;~InterPro:IPR018865;~PFAM:PF10494) → MSLRVTSAPVSGIRKNRKPATSRPRASPFAAHARRKPSAPSSSGISKISSEQDEYEQGPLPDLGPSRYIPETAPVTDVVEALQYIRNSMFEDLPRRAGMNSTRIAEVLNFRRSLPPLASVAHVHTLLEAPTKVEKEIMELVRAGRVRRLIVPGRGNDAAGLGDCLVLLEEWNRLVLDSLALEAPLKEKFLTLLGRIGNTCAIPGAAFTPPECMALVRAGFLVSSSSLAKGSSSLASLPILPTTSTTPASASRSGSYPPHEVGANPRSSSTTTTLFLSLPNTGPYLRLLSAGRSHLLSLLKRSSSNEIPVYLLRDRWDGAVESEKSFSVAKRVRGEFSGILPGRTKKYKDLYGMNFRWALEEALGAGLVEIFDTGSVGPGVRCL, encoded by the exons ATGTCCCTGCGCGTTACATCGGCTCCCGTTTCTGGTATCAGGAAGAACCGAAAACCCGCTACCTCGAGGCCGCGGGCCTCTCCCTTCGCCGCCCATGCCCGTCGCAAACCTTCGGCGCCGTCATCATCCGGCATCTCCAAGATCTCCAGCGAGCAGGATGAGTACGAGCAAGGCCCCCTTCCAGATCTCGGGCCATCACGATACATCCCCGAAACTGCTCCCGTAACAGATGTGGTCGAGGCTCTCCAGTACATTCGCAACAGCATGTTTGAAGATCTGCCCCGCCGAGCGGGCATGAATAGCACGCGCATCGCCGAGGTCCTCAACTTTCGTCGCTCCCTGCCTCCCCTCGCCTCCGTCGCACACGTTCATACTCTGCTGGAGGCACCCACCaaggtcgagaaggaaaTCATGGAGCTAGTTCGCGCCGGTCGGGTCCGCCGCTTGATTGTCCCCGGGAGAGGGAATGATGCCGCGGGCTTAGGCGATTGCTTAGTGTTGCTCGAGGAATGGAACCGCTTGGTGCTAGATAGCCTTGCATTGGAAGCACCCCTGAAAG AGAAATTTCTCACGCTGCTTGGTCGGATCGGAAACACATGTGCAATTCCTGGAGCAGCTTTCACTCCGCCGGAGTGTATGGCCCTGGTCCGGGCTGGATTTCTcgtctcttcttcgtccctAGCGAAAGGCTCATCCAGCTTAGCTTCCCTCCCTATTCTCCCTACAACCTCGACTACTCCGGCTTCTGCAAGTCGAAGTGGCTCTTACCCACCACACGAGGTCGGAGCGAACCCTCGCTCATCATCAACTACCACGACACTCTTTCTTTCGCTTCCAAACACAGGTCCCTACCTTCGTCTGCTGAGCGCTGGCCGCTCAcacctcctttctcttctgaaAAGGTCTAGTTCGAACGAGATCCCTGTCTACCTCCTGCGTGACCGCTGGGATGGGGCAGTCGAGAGTGAAAAGAGCTTCAGTGTGGCGAAGAGAGTTCGAGGCGAGTTCTCCGGCATCTTGCCAGGCCGGACGAAAAAGTACAAGGATCTCTACGGGATGAACTTCCGCTGGGCTCTGGAGGAGGCGCTCGGGGCGGGGTTGGTCGAAATCTTCGACACTGGCAGCGTTGGCCCCGGGGTGCGTTGCTTGTGA